From the Toxotes jaculatrix isolate fToxJac2 chromosome 15, fToxJac2.pri, whole genome shotgun sequence genome, one window contains:
- the LOC121194921 gene encoding ankyrin repeat and SOCS box protein 9-like, whose protein sequence is MSAGHKEAPRDTTCQTGAVVFFSNPLMSDVESDWSPIHDAAFNGRVLTLQRLIAQGKHVNLNTLDQVSPLHGACQQGHVACTKLLIENGANVNSSTVDGQTPLSEACAWGHVSCVSLLLQNGATPVSTSHSSSPIHRAAARGHPECIESLVEFGADVDQYIDQSGSPLHVACSNQHLSAVRKLLQLGASVNNRVSGDLPLHIAARLSSPELVSVLLDHGADRSLRNLEGKQPLDIAPPNSLAERLLRQAGGVSPLTQLCRLDIRKTVGKQRLGGIHDLHLPTELKQYLLYQSDSRGNIMH, encoded by the exons ATGTCTGCTGGGCACAAAGAGGCTCCGCGAGACACTACATGTCAAACtggagctgttgtttttttctcgaACCCTTTGATGAGTG ATGTGGAATCAGACTGGTCTCCAATACATGACGCAGCCTTTAATGGACGTGTCCTCACTCTGCAAAGACTCATTGCTCAG GGTAAACATGTAAATCTGAACACACTGGACCAGGTCTCTCCCCTCCATGGAGCATGTCAACAAGGCCATGTGGCCTGCACCAAGCTTCTGATAGAAAACGGAGCAAAT GTAAACAGTTCAACTGTGGATGGACAAACACCTCTGTCAGAAGCCTGTGCCTGGGGCCATGTGAGCTGTGTATCGCTGCTTCTTCAAAATGGAGCAACCCCCGTGAGCACCAGCCATTCCAGCTCTCCAATCCACAGGGCTGCAGccagag GTCACCCAGAGTGCATAGAGTCTCTTGTTGAGTTTGGTGCAGATGTGGATCAGTACATCGACCAGTCAGGTTCTCCTCTCCATGTCGCGTGCTCCAATCAGCATCTGAGTGCTGTGAGGAAACTGCTTCAACTCG gtGCTAGTGTGAACAACAGAGTGTCTGGTGACCTGCCCCTGCACATCGCAGCTCGTCTGTCCAGCCCAGAGTTGGTGTCCGTCCTGCTTGACCACGGGGCTGACCGCTCCCTCAGGAACCTAGAGGGCAAACAGCCACTGGACATTGCACCTCCCAACAGCCTGGCGGAGAGGCTGCTGAGACAAGCAGGAG GGGTGTCTCCTCTAACGCAGCTGTGCCGACTGGACATCAGGAAGACTGTGGGCAAGCAAAGGCTGGGTGGGATTCATGACCTTCACCTCCCCACAGAACTGAAACAGTATCTGCTTTACCAATCAGACTCTCGAGGAAATATAATGCACTGA
- the tbl1x gene encoding F-box-like/WD repeat-containing protein TBL1X, with protein sequence MSITSDEVNFLVYRYLQESGFSHSAFTFGIESHISQSNINGTLVPPAALISILQKGLQYVEAEISINEDGTVFDGRPIESLSLIDAVMPDVVQTRQQAFRDKLAQQQAAGAMAASTSGNQSNAPKNGEATVNGEENGTHNMNNHSEPMEMDVDVAIPASKATVLRGHESEVFICAWNPVSDLLASGSGDSTARIWNLNENNNSNSTQLVLRHCIREGGQDVPSNKDVTSLDWNSDGTLLATGSYDGFARIWTKDGNLASTLGQHKGPIFALKWNKKGNSILSAGVDKTTIIWDAHTGEAKQQFPFHSAPALDVDWQNNSTFASCSTDMCIHVCRLGSDRPLKTFQGHTNEVNAIKWDPSGMLLASCSDDMTLKIWSMKQESCVHDLQAHSKEIYTIKWSPTGPGTNNPNSNIMLASASFDSTVRLWDVERGVCIHTLTKHQEPVYSVAFSPDGKHLASGSFDKCVHIWNTTTGALVHSYRGTGGIFEVCWNSTGDKVGASASDGSVCVLDLRK encoded by the exons ATGAGTATTACCAGTGACGAAGTAAACTTCTTGGTCTACAGATATCTCCAAGAATCAG gtttcTCCCACTCAGCGTTCACCTTCGGCATCGAGAGCCACATCAGCCAGTCTAACATCAATGGAACACTAGTGCCCCCTGCAGCCCTCATCTCCATCCTGCAGAAAGGGCTTCAGTatgtggaggcagaaatcagCATCAATGAG GATGGCACAGTATTCGACGGTCGGCCGATCGAGTCGCTGTCGCTCATCGACGCTGTGATGCCAGATGTGGTTCAGACGCGGCAGCAGGCCTTCCGCGACAAGTTGGCCCAGCAGCAGGCGGCCGGTGCCATGGCAGCTTCAACCTCTGGAAACCAGTCTAATGCACCAAAGAATGGAGAGGCCACTGTCAATGGGGAGGAAAATGGCACACACAACATGA ATAACCACAGCGAGCCCATGGAGATGGATGTGGATGTTGCAATACCAGCCAGTAAAGCCACAGTGCTCCGAGGCCACGAGTCTGAAGTGTTCATCTGTGCCTGGAACCCTGTCAGTGATCTTCTGGCCTCAGG CTCGGGGGACTCCACCGCCAGGATCTGGAACCTGAACGAGAATAATAACTCCAACTCCACCCAACTGGTGCTGCGCCACTGTATCCGAGAAGGTGGGCAGGATGTCCCCAGCAACAAAGACGTCACCTCACTAGACTGGAAT AGCGACGGGACTCTCCTGGCAACTGGCTCGTATGATGGCTTTGCCAGGATATGGACAAAGGATG GAAATCTGGCAAGCACCTTGGGACAGCACAAAGGGCCCATTTTTGCACTCAAGTGGAACAAGAAGGGGAACTCTATTCTCAGTGCTGGCGTAGACAAG ACGACAATCATTTGGGACGCACACACAGGAGAAGCCAAGCAGCAGTTCCCTTTTCACTCAG CTCCAGCCCTGGATGTCGACTGGCAGAACAACAGCACCTTTGCCTCCTGTAGCACAGACATGTGCATCCACGTATGTCGACTTGGCAGCGACCGGCCCCTCAAGACCTTCCAGGGCCACACG aatgAAGTTAACGCCATTAAGTGGGATCCATCAGGTATGCTGCTGGCCTCCTGCTCAGATGACATGACGTTAAAG ATTTGGAGCATGAAACAGGAATCCTGTGTTCACGACCTCCAGGCTCACAGTAAAGAGATCTACACCATCAAGTGGAGTCCCACAGGCCCCGGCACAAACAACCCAAACTCCAACATCATGCTCGCCAG TGCCTCTTTCGACTCGACAGTGCGACTGTGGGATGTCGAGCGAGGCGTTTGTATTCACACGCTGACCAAGCACCAGGAACCCGTCTACAGTGTAGCCTTCAGCCCTGATGGCAAACACCTGGCTAGCGGCTCCTTCGATAAGTGTGTCCACATTTGGAACACTACG ACTGGGGCCTTGGTGCACAGCTACAGGGGTACTGGTGGTATTTTCGAGGTATGCTGGAACAGCACCGGGGACAAAGTTGGTGCCAGTGCATCAGACGGCTCG GTATGTGTTCTTGATCTCCGAAAATAG
- the gpr143 gene encoding G-protein coupled receptor 143 yields MASPRLETFCCPNRDAATEFVVTFQPVLFGALSLGSAALSLLFAILQILPKRKGYRRLGQYPLPRPASSSRILFIISICDILGCTGIIIRSSVWLGLPNIIDHISVANNTDVWPEVFCVGSAMWIQLFFSASFWWTFCYAVDVFLVVKTSAGISTIILYHMITWGLAMLLCVEGVAMLYYPSISDCEQGLQHAIPHYVTTYAPMLLVLVANPVFFNRTISAVTSLLKGRQGIYTENERRLANEIKIRFFKIMLVFFICWVPNIINESLLFYLEMQTDINDNSFRNIRNAALITWFIMGILNPMQAFLNTLAFHGWTGFDVDLSLQRRRELAWDSLSTSVPNAAGHNPMVGTTLLYQSHVQEAKKNLMGNGQHHSDAISVLSEGSESSTVEIHISSELRDYEDVDADGESLENSVRH; encoded by the exons ATGGCATCCCCTCGGCTGGAGACCTTCTGCTGCCCGAACCGGGACGCGGCGACAGAGTTCGTGGTAACCTTCCAGCCCGTCCTGTTCGGGGCTTTAAGTCTGGGAAGCGCCGCTCTCAGCCTCTTGTTTGCTATTTTACAAATTTTGCCAAAACGCAAGGGCTACAGAAGACTCGGACAGTATCCTCTGCCAAGGCCTGCGTCCTCCTCACGGATATTGTTCATCATCAGTATATGTGACATACTGGGATGCACAG GTATCATCATAAGGTCATCAGTATGGCTGGGCCTGCCGAACATCATCGACCACATCTCAGTGGCCAACAACACTGATGTCTGGCCAGAAGTCTTCTGCGTTGGCAGCGCG ATGTGGATCCAGCTGTTTTTCAGCGCTTCTTTTTGGTGGACCTTTTGTTATGCTGTAGACGTCTTCCTCGTGgtgaaaacatctgcaggaaTCAG CACCATTATCCTCTACCACATGATTACATGGGGTCTGGctatgctgctgtgtgtggaaGGAGTGGCCATGCTCTACTACCCATCCATCTCCGA TTGTGAGCAAGGCCTCCAGCACGCCATCCCTCACTATGTCACCACATACGCACCGATGCTGCTCGTCCTCGTAGCTAACCCTGTCTTCTTTAACCGCACCATATCTGCAG TGACATCTTTACTAAAAGGACGACAAGGAATCTACACAGAAAACGAGAGACGGCTGGCCAACGAGATAAAAATCCGCTTCTTTAAAATAATGCTGGTGTTCTTTATTTG CTGGGTCCCCAACATCATCAATGAGAGCCTCCTGTTCTACCTGGAGATGCAGACAGACATCAATGACAACAGCTTCAGGAATATCAGAAACGCAGCCCTGATCACATGGTTTATCATG GGTATCCTGAACCCCATGCAGGCTTTCCTCAACACCCTGGCCTTTCACGGCTGGACGGGCTTTGATGTTGACCTCagcctgcagaggaggagggagctaGCCTGGGACTCGCTTTCTACGTCAGTGCCCAACGCAGCCGGCCATAACCCCATGGTAGGAACTACTCTTCTCTACCAGAGTCACGTCCAGGAAGCCAAGAAGAACCTGATGGGCAACGGGCAGCACCACTCCGACGCCATCAGTGTCCTCTCAGAAG GTTCAGAGTCTAGTACAGTTGAAATCCACATTTCCAGCGAGCTACGAGACTATGAGGATGTAGACGCTGACGGAGAATCCTTGGAGAACTCTGTGAGGCACTAG